The following proteins are encoded in a genomic region of Nymphalis io chromosome 16, ilAglIoxx1.1, whole genome shotgun sequence:
- the LOC126774344 gene encoding transmembrane protein 223 has product MSFLSYAPVILKRVAKLRFSINSTFSKLKNDKTYSSVVTKTIHDVNTNVVKDVILFKYENPKFYMYMNIFAVVQYMFWTYLGLFALQNLRDAPVDKSKITDDTPWYRKINLGENKYRNTLGALSVIIGTGSLGMIWMYTLKSVRLLILNKGGRHLTFVTYAPFGNNRIMKVPIECVCCKENRKLAKVQLPLKVKNTLMHYMLDMRGEFKNPLLFDCTAGLKRIW; this is encoded by the exons ATGTCTTTTCTATCTTATGCAccagtaattttaaaaagagtCGCTAAGCTTCGTTTTTCTATTAACAGCACATTCAGCAAactaaaaaatgataaaacctACAGTTCGGTAGTTACAAAAACAATTCACGATGTTAACACAAATGTAGTGAAAGacgttatattattcaaatatgaaaatcccaaattttatatgtacatgaaTATATTTGCTGTCGTTCAGTATATGTTTTGGACATATCTTGGTTTATTTGCATTACAAAATTTGAGAGATGCTCCGGTTGACAAATCGAAGATTACAGATGATACTCCATGGTATCGAAAAATTAATTTAGGcgaaaataaatataggaaCACATTGGGGGCATTGTCAGTAATAATTG GAACCGGATCTCTGGGAATGATATGGATGTACACACTCAAATCGGTGAGGCTATTAATTCTTAACAAAGGTGGGCGGCACCTAACGTTTGTTACCTATGCACCATTTGGTAATAACCGTATTATGAAAGTTCCCATTGAATGTGTATGTTGTAAGGAGAACAGAAAGTTGGCAAAGGTTCAGCTACCACTTAAAGTTAAAAACACTTTAATGCATTATATGCTCGATATGAGAGGGGAATTCAAGAATCCTTTATTATTTGACTGTACTGCTGGACTAAAAAGGATTTGGTAA